A genomic segment from Amphiprion ocellaris isolate individual 3 ecotype Okinawa chromosome 17, ASM2253959v1, whole genome shotgun sequence encodes:
- the LOC111587894 gene encoding alanine--glyoxylate aminotransferase 2, mitochondrial-like, with the protein MFKVVSCLSGRTVLSGQFSSRPSLAKLHLAAGALCQKSALKHPPTDMPEMPPCKFSPEEYKGMSKERMMKIRRENCNPMTMKVTYYKKPVFIHKGHMQWLWDVDGRRYLDLFAGVATVSVGHCHPKVTAAAEQQLKDLWHTTNIYVYPALHEYCEKLASYLPDPLKVIYLTNSGSEANDLAMLMARLHTGNFDTITFRGSYHGGSPQTMGLTSNAAYKYPIANGLGCTNTMCPDVFRGPWGGSHCRDSPIQTIRQCSCAQGQCTANEQYIGQLKETLATSVPSRIAAFFGEPIQGVGGAVQYPKNYLKEAYKLVRERGGVCIADEVQTGFGRTGTHFWGFQGHDVIPDMVTMAKGIGNGFPMGAVVTTPEIAASFAKGVHFNTFGGNPMACAVASSVLDVIKEDGTQKISLDVGTYLMTELAKLRDKYEVVGDVRGKGLQIGVEMVKDKASRDPLPPEAMSEIFEDVKDMGILIGKGGLYGQIFRIQPPMCITMEDADFFLAVFDKSIHNYMEKR; encoded by the exons ATGTTTAAAGTTGTTTCCTGTCTCAGTGGCCGGACAGTTTTATCAGGACAGTTCAGCTCTCGACCCAGTTTGGCCAAACTCCACTTGGCAGCTG GTGCATTATGTCAGAAATCAGCCCTCAAACACCCTCCCACAGACATGCCAGAGATGCCCCCTTGCAAATTCAGTCCAGAGGAATACAAG GGCATGTCAAAAGAACGGATGATGAAGATACGCAGAGAGAACTGCAACCCCATGACCATGAAAGTTACATATTATAAGAAACCAGTGTTCATACACAAGGGACACATGCAGTGGCTGTGGGATGTGGACGGGAGGCGATATCTGGATCTGTTTGCTGGTGTGGCCACCGTCAGTGTGGGTCATTGCCACCC GAAAGTAACAGCAGCTGCCgagcagcagctgaaggatCTGTGGCATACTACCAACATCTATGTCTATCCTGCTCTCCATGAGTATTGTGAGAAACTTGCTTCCTACTTACCAGATCCTCTTAAG GTGATCTATCTGACCAACAGTGGCTCCGAGGCCAACGACCTGGCAATGCTGATGGCTCGGCTCCACACAGGCAACTTTGATACCATCACTTTCAG agGATCGTACCACGGTGGCAGCCCACAGACCATGGGTCTTACTTCAAATGCAGCCTATAAATACCCCATTGCCAATGGTTTAGGCTGCACAAAT ACCATGTGTCCTGATGTGTTCAGAGGTCCTTGGGGAGGAAGCCACTGCAGGGACTCTCCTATACAGACCATCAGACAGTGTAGCTGTGCCCAAG GTCAATGCACGGCAAATGAACAGTATATTGGACAGCTCAAGGAGACATTGGCTACAAGTGTCCCAAGTAGAATTGCTGCTTTCTTCGGAGAGCCGATTCAG GGAGTCGGAGGAGCTGTGCAGTACCCTAAAAACTACCTCAAGGAGGCCTACAAACTTgtaagagagagaggaggggtcTGCATTGCTGATGAG GTTCAGACTGGATTTGGGCGAACCGGGACCCACTTCTGGGGTTTCCAAGGGCATGACGTCATTCCTGATATGGTCACGATGGCAAAGGGCATCGGCAATGGATTCCCAATGGGAGCTGTGGTTACAACACCGG AAATTGCCGCTTCATTTGCCAAGGGGGTTCACTTCAACACCTTCGGAGGAAATCCCATGGCTTGTGCCGTTGCTTCATCAGTGCTCGAT GTTATCAAAGAGGACGGCACACAGAAGATCAGTCTCGACGTGGGCACTTATCTGATGACAGAGCTGGCTAAACTCAGAGACAAGTACGAAGTCGTCGGCGATGTCCGTGGAAAAGGCCTGCAGATCGGAGTGGAAATGGTCAAAGACAAG GCCAGCAGAGATCCACTGCCTCCTGAGGCGATGTCAGAGATCTTTGAGGATGTCAAGGACATGGGAATCCTGATCGGGAAAGGAGGACTCTATGGACAG ATCTTCCGCATTCAACCCCCCATGTGCATCACGATGGAAGATGCAGATTTCTTTTTGGCAGTCTTTGATAAATCCATCCACAACTACATGGAAAAGAGATGA
- the prlra gene encoding prolactin receptor a codes for MMKKFREVILLLLLLSFVPHAEGTRYSLPGKPALTRCRSPEKETFTCWWEPGSDGGLPTTYALYYRKENSETVYECPDYHTAGKNSCFFNKNDTSIWVNYNITVVASNALGSTFSDPVDIDVVYIVKPNPPEKVAVTVMEDKGWPFLRVSWEPPHKADTRSGWITLIYELRVKLEGENEWEMHLAGQQKMFNIFSLRSGGRYLVQVRCKPDHGFWSEWSSASHIKVPDYFHRERSVWILITVFFAFIFLIVSWCIHINSHSLKHCILPPVPGPKIRGFDKQLLKNGKSEDIFSALVVSDFPPTSSSNYEDLLVEYLEVYIPEEQELILEESKDLHDGCLKPKGSTFDSDSGRGSCDSHTLLMDKCGEAKDDGRQTDQDGSQTGSEAQRQQAAWEQEALTYAHEDMISPDMSSGRVKTWPSVFSPLPQYSLSPLSQPSSLETAKQHCLSDSLFPPSSLSSYLTQPGQSTKEALRSSCSDFCSSNKQPLLLHPQPDARHQLQARSDVSISSISHKEAPAGLQLPTVRSTEYVEVHTVNEEDMVLLHPVPVGHSHGKGCLQTHQGEDYSKVNGVDKNNVLLLQREVMEEQVDMCPCENKDANGATESYCTSSAQKSIPCIHTALPVQEEKAVNGYVDTATMFPLPIH; via the exons atgatgaagaaaTTCAGAGAAGTtatcctgctgctgttgctgttgtccTTTGTGCCTCATGCAGAGGGAACAC GCTATAGCCTGCCAGGGAAACCTGCGCTGACCCGATGTCGTTCTCCTGAAAAAGAGACTTTCACCTGCTGGTGGGAGCCGGGATCTGATGGGGGGCTTCCCACTACTTACGCTCTGTACTACCGCAAAGAAAA CTCTGAGACGGTGTACGAGTGTCCCGACTACCACACAGCCGGGAAGAACTCCTGCTTCTTTAACAAGAACGACACGTCCATCTGGGTCAACTACAACATCACTGTCGTGGCCTCCAACGCTCTGGGCAGCACCTTCTCCGACCCCGTGGATATAGACGTGGTCTACATTG tcaAACCTAACCCTCCAGAGAAGGTAGCAGTGACTGTGATGGAGGACAAAGGCTGGCCCTTCCTTCGGGTGTCATGGGAGCCGCCTCATAAAGCCGACACCCGCTCCGGCTGGATCACGCTCATCTACGAGCTCCGAGTCAAGCTAGAGGGGGAAAATGAATGGGAG ATGCACCTTGCGGGCCAGCAGAAGATGTTTAACATTTTCAGCCTGCGGTCAGGTGGTAGATACCTCGTTCAGGTGCGCTGTAAACCGGATCATGGCTTTTGGAGTGAATGGAGTTCGGCTTCCCACATCAAAGTACCCGACT ATTTCCATCGGGAAAGGTCAGTGTGGATCCTCATCACCGTCTTCTTCGCCTTTATCTTTCTCATAGTCTCGTGGTGTATACACATAAACAGCCACAG CCTGAAGCATTGCATCCTGCCACCAGTCCctggtccaaaaatcagaggaTTTGATAAGCAGCTTCTCAAG AATGGCAAGTCGGAGGACATCTTCAGCGCACTGGTGGTGTCTGATTTTCCCCCAACCAGTTCATCCAACTACGAGGACTTGCTGGTGGAATATTTAGAGGTTTACATCCCCGAGGAGCAGGAATTGATCCTGGAGGAAAGCAAGGATCTACACGACGGTTGCCTCAAACCAAAAGGCTCTACGTTTGACAGTGACTCTGGCCGGGGCAGCTGCGACAGCCACACCCTGCTGATGGATAAGTGTGGAGAAGCAAAGGACGACGGGCGGCAAACAGATCAGGACGGCAGTCAAACGGGTTCGGAGGCACAAAGGCAGCAGGCGGCCTGGGAGCAGGAAGCGCTGACATATGCTCATGAAGACATGATCAGCCCTGATATGTCCAGTGGGAGGGTGAAGACCTGGCCTTCGGTGTTTTCTCCACTGCCCCAGTACAGCTTAAGCCCACTTAGTCAACCGAGCTCCCTTGAAACGGCGAAGCAGCACTGCCTTTCTGACAGCCTCTTCCCCCCGAGCTCCTTATCATCCTACCTCACTCAGCCTGGCCAAAGCACCAAGGAGGCTCTCAGGTCAAGCTGCTCTGATTTCTGCTCGAGCAACAAGCAGCCTCTTCTGCTCCATCCCCAGCCGGACGCCCGACACCAACTCCAGGCTCGCAGTGATGTCAGCATCTCCAGCATCAGCCACAAAGAAGCACCTGCTGGTCTGCAGCTGCCCACTGTTCGATCCACAGAGTACGTTGAAGTCCACACTGTCAACGAGGAGGATATGGTGCTTCTCCATCCGGTTCCTGTAGGCCACAGCCATGGAAAAGGCTGCCTGCAGACGCACCAGGGGGAGGACTACAGCAAGGTGAATGGGGTGGATAAAAacaatgtgctgctgctccagagaGAAGTGATGGAGGAGCAGGTGGACATGTGCCCTTGTGAGAACAAGGACGCGAATGGAGCAACAGAAAGCTACTGCACATCTTCTGCTCAGAAGTCTATACCTTGCATTCATACTGCCCTGCCAGTGCAGGAGGAAAAGGCAGTGAATGGATATGTTGACACGGCCACCATGTTCCCCCTGCCCATTCACTAG